In Sinorhizobium sojae CCBAU 05684, a single window of DNA contains:
- a CDS encoding FadR/GntR family transcriptional regulator, producing the protein MPSRFGRQAGKRTSHRLVVDELGQAVVGGEFAVGDILPGDLELAARFNVSRTVLREAMKTLAAKGLVLARARIGTRVLPRASWNLFDSDVLTWRFNAGVDEDFLRHVCEVRLALEPYAAGLAASRATDADIARMMRLAVAMGKSGHDGQTLAQADLEFHLSLLESSLNPFMHTAGSLIEAALVGVFRRTSPTADATEIDRVAMAHIRIVEEIRRRNEIGARSAMEHVIRVGQERLILDLRAQRVPVGAK; encoded by the coding sequence ATGCCGTCACGGTTCGGCAGGCAAGCGGGCAAAAGGACGAGCCACCGCCTCGTCGTAGACGAATTGGGACAGGCTGTCGTCGGTGGAGAATTTGCGGTGGGCGACATATTGCCCGGCGACCTCGAACTCGCGGCACGGTTCAATGTCTCTCGTACCGTCCTTCGCGAAGCCATGAAGACCCTTGCCGCCAAGGGCCTTGTGCTCGCCCGCGCCCGCATCGGCACGCGTGTCCTGCCTCGGGCCAGTTGGAACCTCTTCGACAGCGACGTGCTCACCTGGCGTTTCAATGCCGGCGTCGACGAGGATTTTCTGCGCCATGTCTGCGAGGTGCGGCTCGCGCTCGAGCCCTATGCCGCGGGTCTCGCGGCAAGCCGGGCGACCGATGCGGATATTGCCCGGATGATGCGGCTCGCCGTCGCCATGGGAAAATCCGGCCATGACGGTCAAACGCTCGCCCAGGCGGATCTCGAGTTCCACCTGAGCCTGCTCGAATCCTCGCTCAATCCATTCATGCACACGGCGGGAAGTCTCATCGAGGCGGCCCTGGTGGGCGTGTTCCGCCGAACGAGCCCCACGGCCGATGCGACTGAAATCGATCGCGTCGCCATGGCCCATATCCGCATCGTCGAGGAAATCCGACGTCGGAACGAGATAGGCGCGCGTAGCGCCATGGAGCATGTGATCCGTGTCGGGCAGGAGCGGCTGATCCTGGACCTTCGGGCGCAGCGCGTTCCAGTCGGGGCGAAGTGA
- the yjfF gene encoding galactofuranose ABC transporter, permease protein YjfF, whose translation MKQKYLPLTATILIFVLSYALCVMQFPNMLSTRVIGNLLTDNAFLGIAAVGMTFVILSGGIDLSVGAVIAFTGVFLAVVLEQGGLHPLVAFALALAITTAFGALMGAIIHYLEMPAFIVTLAGMFLARGMAFVLSIDSIPIKHPFYATLKGFYYKLPGGGRITLIGGLMLLVFGVGILIAHRTRFGTNVYALGGGAATAKLMGVPVARTTIGIYALSGLLAGLAGIVFSLYTSAGYSLAAVGVELDAITAVVIGGTLLTGGSGFVAGTLVGILIQGLIQTYITFDGTLSSWWTKILIGLLLFAFILLQKGIIRLSRVERQHA comes from the coding sequence ATGAAGCAGAAATATCTTCCGCTTACGGCAACGATCCTCATCTTCGTGCTGAGCTATGCACTCTGTGTCATGCAGTTCCCGAACATGCTTTCGACGCGGGTGATCGGCAATTTGCTGACGGATAACGCCTTCCTCGGCATTGCTGCCGTCGGCATGACTTTCGTCATCCTGTCGGGCGGCATCGACCTCTCCGTCGGTGCGGTCATCGCCTTTACCGGCGTATTTCTCGCCGTCGTCCTGGAGCAGGGCGGCTTGCACCCGCTCGTCGCCTTCGCGCTGGCGCTCGCCATCACCACGGCGTTCGGGGCGCTTATGGGAGCAATTATCCACTACCTCGAAATGCCTGCCTTCATCGTGACGCTTGCAGGCATGTTCCTCGCCCGCGGCATGGCCTTCGTGCTCTCGATCGATTCCATTCCGATCAAACATCCGTTCTACGCCACCTTGAAAGGGTTCTATTATAAGCTGCCCGGTGGCGGTCGGATTACGCTGATCGGCGGCCTGATGTTGCTCGTCTTCGGCGTCGGCATCCTGATTGCGCACCGAACCCGGTTCGGCACGAATGTCTATGCGCTTGGCGGTGGTGCCGCGACGGCGAAACTGATGGGCGTGCCGGTCGCGAGAACCACCATCGGAATCTACGCCCTGTCGGGTCTGCTGGCGGGGCTCGCCGGCATCGTCTTCTCGCTCTACACCTCCGCCGGCTATTCGCTGGCTGCCGTCGGCGTCGAACTCGACGCGATCACGGCCGTTGTCATTGGCGGGACGCTTTTGACCGGCGGTTCTGGCTTTGTCGCCGGGACCCTCGTCGGTATCCTCATCCAGGGGCTGATCCAGACCTATATCACCTTCGATGGGACGCTTTCGAGCTGGTGGACGAAGATCCTGATCGGCCTGCTCCTCTTTGCCTTCATCCTCTTGCAGAAGGGAATCATCCGGCTGTCGCGGGTTGAAAGGCAGCACGCATGA
- the ytfR gene encoding galactofuranose ABC transporter, ATP-binding protein YtfR produces MHSTSDNILSAVRIEKGFPGTKALDKVDFQLRRGEVHALLGENGAGKSTLIKCLTGAYRRDGGSILLDGTEIDPRDTFDAQRLGIGTVYQEVNLLPNLTVAENLFLGRQPRRFGMIDAREMNRMARELLAEYELDLDVTRDLAGYSVAIQQVVAIARAVDLSGKVLILDEPTASLDAHEVAMLFRIVRRLKARGLGIIFITHFLEQVYEISDRTTVLRNGQLVGTRETTDLDRRDLITMMIGRELADEIHTNHPSAGDGQLRYRFRNYGRRGHIDPFDLDVRAGEVVGIAGLLGSGRTETAEVLFGANRADSGTAEIDGRAVDLSSPRAAIRQKFGFCPEDRKTAGIVGDLSVRENIVLALQARRGWTRPISRTEQNRLADHYIRALDIRTADREKPIKLLSGGNQQKAILARWLATEPEFLILDEPTRGIDVGAHAEIVRLIESLREKGLSLIVISSEIEELVAYSTRVVVLRDRAHVAELDGERITAHNIVEAIAAANEGGAS; encoded by the coding sequence ATGCACAGCACCAGCGACAATATCCTTTCGGCGGTCCGGATCGAGAAAGGCTTCCCAGGTACGAAGGCTCTCGACAAGGTCGATTTCCAGTTGCGGCGCGGTGAAGTTCACGCGCTTCTCGGAGAAAACGGCGCCGGCAAATCGACCCTCATCAAGTGCCTGACCGGCGCCTATCGACGCGACGGCGGCAGCATCCTGCTCGACGGCACCGAAATCGACCCACGCGACACCTTCGACGCCCAGAGACTGGGGATCGGCACCGTCTACCAGGAAGTCAATCTGCTGCCGAACCTCACGGTCGCCGAGAATCTCTTCCTGGGGCGGCAGCCACGCCGGTTCGGCATGATCGACGCCCGGGAAATGAACCGGATGGCGCGCGAACTGCTTGCCGAGTATGAACTCGATCTGGACGTCACGCGCGATCTCGCCGGCTATTCGGTGGCGATTCAGCAGGTCGTGGCGATCGCCCGCGCCGTCGACCTGTCCGGCAAGGTGCTTATCCTCGACGAGCCGACCGCTAGCCTCGACGCGCATGAAGTGGCGATGCTTTTCCGCATCGTAAGGCGCTTGAAGGCGCGCGGACTGGGCATCATCTTCATCACCCATTTTCTCGAACAGGTTTACGAAATATCCGATCGCACCACCGTACTGCGCAACGGTCAACTCGTCGGCACGCGCGAGACGACTGATCTCGACCGGCGCGATCTGATCACGATGATGATCGGCCGCGAGCTCGCGGACGAAATTCACACCAACCACCCATCGGCGGGCGACGGGCAATTGCGCTACCGGTTCCGCAACTACGGCCGCCGCGGACACATAGACCCCTTCGACCTCGACGTGCGCGCCGGTGAAGTGGTCGGAATTGCCGGCCTGCTCGGATCGGGGCGCACGGAAACGGCGGAGGTGCTTTTCGGCGCCAACCGCGCCGATAGCGGTACCGCCGAGATCGACGGGCGCGCGGTCGATCTGTCGTCGCCGCGGGCCGCCATCCGCCAGAAATTCGGTTTCTGTCCCGAGGACCGCAAGACCGCCGGCATCGTTGGCGACCTCTCGGTGCGCGAGAATATCGTGCTGGCGCTGCAAGCCCGGCGCGGCTGGACCCGACCGATCTCGCGTACGGAGCAGAATCGCCTCGCAGACCATTATATCCGCGCGCTCGATATCCGCACCGCCGACCGCGAAAAGCCGATCAAGCTGCTATCCGGCGGCAACCAGCAGAAAGCCATACTCGCCCGTTGGCTCGCGACCGAACCGGAATTCCTGATCCTCGACGAACCGACGCGGGGCATCGATGTCGGCGCCCATGCGGAGATCGTCAGGCTTATCGAAAGCCTTCGCGAAAAAGGTCTGTCGCTGATCGTCATATCATCCGAAATAGAAGAGCTGGTCGCCTACAGCACCCGGGTCGTCGTCCTGCGCGATCGTGCCCATGTCGCCGAACTCGATGGCGAGCGGATTACCGCGCATAACATTGTCGAAGCGATTGCTGCGGCGAATGAAGGAGGGGCATCGTGA
- a CDS encoding ABC transporter ATP-binding protein, whose amino-acid sequence MSSIQLKDVRKSYGSVEVIKGIDLDIKHGEFCVFVGPSGCGKSTLLRMISGLVEITGGEIAIGGEVVNDIAAADRGLAMVFQSYALYPHMTVRQNLSFGLENINTPKAEIAEKIDSVAKMLQIDQLLDRRPKDLSGGQRQRVAIGRAVVREPRVFLFDEPLSNLDAELRVDMRGEIASLHRRLGNTMIYVTHDQVEAMTMADKIAVLRLGEVEQFGAPLELYNRPRNLFVAGFIGSPKMNFLTGRIDEGNRGVVLLPTGERVVIPEEGFNHRPGQDITLGIRPTEMQPAADGPIAVEVRSVEQLGGESYLYGTMSDGTKVTVHSLGQTGVRIGETIALCVPPARIHLFDTQDGLSLRAD is encoded by the coding sequence ATGAGCAGTATCCAACTGAAGGATGTCCGCAAGAGCTATGGCTCGGTCGAGGTGATCAAGGGCATCGATCTGGACATCAAACATGGTGAGTTCTGCGTCTTCGTGGGGCCGTCAGGTTGCGGCAAGTCCACGCTTCTGCGGATGATTTCGGGGCTCGTGGAGATCACGGGCGGCGAGATCGCCATCGGCGGCGAGGTGGTCAACGACATCGCCGCCGCTGACCGGGGCCTTGCCATGGTATTCCAGTCCTACGCGCTCTACCCGCACATGACGGTGCGCCAGAACTTGAGCTTCGGCCTCGAGAACATCAACACACCCAAGGCCGAAATCGCTGAGAAAATCGACTCAGTCGCGAAGATGCTGCAGATCGACCAACTCCTGGACCGGCGGCCCAAGGATCTGTCGGGCGGCCAGCGCCAGCGGGTGGCCATCGGGCGCGCCGTGGTACGTGAGCCCAGGGTATTTCTCTTCGATGAGCCGTTGTCCAATCTCGACGCTGAGTTGCGCGTCGACATGCGCGGCGAGATCGCGTCGCTGCACCGTCGCCTTGGTAACACGATGATCTATGTCACCCACGACCAGGTCGAAGCCATGACCATGGCCGACAAGATCGCCGTTCTGCGCCTTGGCGAGGTGGAACAGTTCGGCGCGCCGCTGGAACTCTACAACCGGCCCCGAAACCTCTTTGTTGCGGGCTTCATCGGCTCGCCCAAGATGAATTTCCTCACGGGCAGGATCGACGAGGGTAATCGCGGCGTGGTGCTTTTGCCCACGGGCGAACGGGTGGTGATCCCCGAGGAGGGGTTCAACCACCGGCCGGGGCAGGACATTACGCTCGGCATCCGCCCGACTGAGATGCAGCCGGCCGCCGATGGTCCTATCGCTGTCGAGGTGCGCAGCGTCGAGCAACTCGGCGGCGAATCCTACCTCTACGGTACGATGAGCGACGGCACAAAGGTGACCGTGCACAGCCTTGGCCAGACCGGCGTGCGCATTGGTGAGACGATCGCGCTTTGCGTGCCGCCCGCGCGGATCCACCTCTTCGACACGCAGGACGGCCTCAGCTTACGGGCGGATTAA
- a CDS encoding ABC transporter permease: protein MTATVKTYFGRLLPQLIALAVIVVAISMVFPGFLNLQIQNGRLYGSLIDILNRGAPVVLLAIGMTVVIATKGIDLSVGAVMAICGAVAAALITSGHSLAETLLATLAVGILCGVWNGILVAILDIQPIIATLVLMVAGRGIAQLITEGAILTFNHPGLIFIGSGSFAGLPMPIVIWLVFGVLIALLVRQTALGMLIEAIGINRQASTLAGVLTPVLLIAAYVLSGLCAAFAGIIAAADIRGADANNAGLWLELDAILAVVVGGTSLLGGRFSIAASVLGAIIIQAINTGILLSGFPPEFNLIIKAAIIVFILVLQSPRFRTAFTFVRLPRAAGKPTEREAK, encoded by the coding sequence GTGACGGCGACCGTTAAGACCTATTTCGGCCGACTGTTGCCGCAGTTGATTGCACTGGCTGTAATTGTCGTCGCCATTTCAATGGTTTTTCCGGGTTTTCTCAACCTGCAGATCCAGAATGGTCGCCTCTATGGAAGCCTGATCGATATCCTAAACCGCGGGGCCCCCGTGGTGTTGCTTGCGATCGGGATGACGGTCGTGATCGCCACCAAGGGCATCGACTTGTCGGTCGGTGCCGTCATGGCGATCTGCGGCGCCGTCGCCGCCGCTCTGATCACCTCCGGCCATTCGCTTGCCGAAACTCTGCTGGCGACGCTCGCGGTCGGTATCCTTTGCGGCGTCTGGAACGGAATTCTCGTCGCCATCCTCGACATCCAGCCGATCATCGCGACCCTCGTGCTGATGGTGGCGGGCCGCGGCATCGCGCAGCTCATCACCGAGGGCGCGATCCTCACCTTCAACCATCCGGGGCTCATCTTCATCGGCAGCGGCTCCTTTGCCGGCCTGCCGATGCCGATCGTGATCTGGCTTGTCTTCGGTGTCCTCATCGCGCTGCTCGTTCGTCAGACGGCACTCGGCATGTTGATCGAAGCGATCGGCATCAATCGACAGGCGAGCACGCTGGCCGGCGTGCTCACGCCCGTTCTCCTGATCGCGGCTTACGTGCTGTCCGGCCTCTGCGCGGCGTTCGCCGGTATTATCGCAGCCGCCGACATCAGGGGGGCGGACGCGAACAATGCGGGTCTCTGGCTAGAGCTCGACGCGATCCTCGCGGTCGTGGTCGGCGGCACGTCGCTTCTCGGCGGGCGCTTCAGCATCGCCGCGTCGGTGCTCGGCGCCATCATTATTCAGGCCATCAACACGGGCATTCTCCTGTCCGGCTTCCCCCCTGAGTTCAACCTCATCATCAAGGCGGCGATCATCGTCTTCATCCTTGTGCTGCAATCGCCGCGCTTCAGGACCGCCTTCACCTTCGTGAGGCTGCCGCGCGCCGCCGGAAAACCGACCGAGCGAGAAGCAAAATGA
- a CDS encoding Gfo/Idh/MocA family protein, translated as MTRVAIIGAGIGAQHLAGYRALPARFEVRTFCDLDADRARGVAGEDDSITVTDDLDAVLADPDIDLVDICLPPHLHFPVSVKVLTAGKHVVCEKPLVRSLAEADALIDVAQKAGRRVFPVFQYRYGKGTAQLRALMDAGLAGKPFAASLETHWNRGSDYYAVPWRGTWAGESGGAVLGHAIHNHDLLCSIFGPVAELSASVTTRVNEIEVEDCGAILMVHESGALSTSSITLGAAMDTTRLRFTFEGLTAESGTAPYAPAEGGWRFTARAPRDQAAIDQVLAGLPATLAGYAGYFDAIADALEGRGGREVTLEDGRQSIELVTAVYYAARTGQRVSLPLSRAAPLYESWLP; from the coding sequence ATGACCCGGGTTGCCATCATCGGAGCCGGGATCGGCGCACAGCATCTGGCGGGCTACCGCGCGCTACCCGCGCGCTTCGAGGTACGGACTTTCTGCGATCTAGACGCCGACCGCGCCCGGGGCGTCGCGGGTGAGGATGACAGCATCACCGTGACGGACGATCTCGACGCCGTGCTGGCCGACCCGGATATCGACCTCGTCGACATCTGCCTGCCGCCGCATCTGCACTTTCCGGTCTCTGTGAAGGTGCTGACGGCCGGCAAGCACGTCGTGTGCGAAAAGCCGCTGGTGCGCTCGCTGGCCGAAGCCGACGCGCTGATCGACGTCGCGCAGAAGGCCGGGCGGCGGGTTTTTCCGGTTTTCCAATACCGCTATGGCAAGGGCACGGCGCAACTGAGAGCACTGATGGATGCAGGTCTTGCCGGCAAGCCTTTTGCCGCCAGCCTCGAAACCCACTGGAATCGCGGCTCCGATTATTACGCCGTGCCGTGGCGCGGCACCTGGGCAGGGGAATCGGGCGGTGCTGTGCTGGGCCATGCGATCCACAACCACGATCTTCTGTGCAGCATATTCGGGCCAGTCGCCGAGCTGTCCGCCAGCGTCACCACCCGCGTGAACGAGATCGAGGTCGAGGATTGCGGCGCGATCCTGATGGTGCATGAGAGCGGCGCGCTGTCGACGAGTTCCATTACGCTCGGCGCGGCAATGGATACGACCCGCCTGCGCTTTACCTTCGAGGGCCTCACGGCCGAAAGCGGCACCGCGCCATATGCGCCAGCCGAGGGTGGGTGGCGCTTTACCGCCCGCGCGCCGCGGGATCAGGCGGCAATTGACCAGGTTCTTGCCGGGCTGCCAGCCACGTTGGCGGGGTACGCAGGCTATTTCGATGCCATCGCCGACGCGCTCGAGGGGCGCGGCGGCCGGGAAGTGACACTGGAGGACGGACGGCAGTCCATCGAACTGGTGACCGCCGTCTACTATGCAGCGAGGACGGGGCAGCGCGTGTCGCTGCCGCTGAGCAGGGCCGCCCCGCTCTACGAGAGTTGGCTGCCTTAA
- the ytfQ gene encoding galactofuranose ABC transporter, galactofuranose-binding protein YtfQ, with translation MNFRKALASATILAACMVGSASAAELVVGFSQIGSESGWRAAETTLTKQQAEQRGVDLKFADAQQKQENQIKAIRSFIAQGVNAILLAPVVATGWDEVLQEAKDAEIPVILLDRTVDASDDLYLTAVTSDLVHEGNVAGKWLVDTVAGKDCNVVELQGTTGSSPAIDRKKGFEEALAGHDNLKIVRSQTGDFTRTKGKEVMESFLKAENGGKNICALYAHNDDMAVGAIQAIKEAGLKPGTDILVVSIDAVPDIFQAMAAGEANATVELTPNMAGPAFDALDAYLKDGKEPPKWIQTESKLYTQADDPMKVYEEKKGLGY, from the coding sequence ATGAATTTTCGTAAAGCACTCGCGAGTGCCACGATCCTTGCCGCCTGCATGGTCGGCAGCGCTTCGGCCGCCGAACTTGTCGTCGGCTTTTCCCAGATTGGATCGGAGTCCGGCTGGCGCGCGGCTGAGACGACGCTGACGAAGCAGCAGGCCGAGCAACGCGGCGTCGACCTCAAATTCGCCGACGCGCAGCAGAAGCAGGAAAACCAGATCAAGGCGATCCGGTCCTTCATCGCTCAGGGCGTCAACGCCATTCTGCTTGCGCCGGTCGTCGCCACCGGCTGGGACGAGGTGCTGCAGGAGGCAAAGGACGCCGAAATCCCGGTCATCCTGCTCGACCGCACGGTGGACGCTTCCGATGATCTCTATCTGACGGCGGTTACCTCGGACCTCGTTCACGAAGGCAATGTCGCGGGCAAGTGGCTCGTCGACACCGTTGCCGGCAAGGACTGCAATGTCGTCGAGCTCCAGGGCACGACCGGGTCCTCTCCGGCAATCGACCGAAAGAAGGGCTTCGAGGAGGCGCTTGCCGGCCATGACAATCTGAAAATCGTCCGCAGCCAGACCGGCGACTTCACCCGCACCAAGGGCAAGGAAGTCATGGAGAGCTTCCTGAAGGCGGAAAACGGGGGCAAGAACATCTGCGCCCTTTATGCCCATAACGACGACATGGCCGTCGGGGCGATCCAGGCGATCAAGGAAGCCGGCCTGAAGCCGGGCACGGATATTCTCGTCGTCTCGATCGACGCCGTTCCGGATATCTTCCAGGCGATGGCCGCAGGCGAAGCCAACGCAACGGTCGAACTGACCCCGAACATGGCAGGCCCCGCCTTCGACGCGCTCGACGCTTACCTCAAGGACGGCAAGGAGCCGCCGAAGTGGATCCAGACGGAATCGAAGCTCTACACCCAGGCTGACGATCCGATGAAGGTCTACGAGGAAAAGAAGGGGCTCGGCTACTGA
- a CDS encoding carbohydrate ABC transporter permease, with amino-acid sequence MGKIMSFMTRTRAGKGRMDWTDWLTYGYLFVGIVLMFGPVVWLVLSSFKTEADLQRFPPRLLPYAQETVKVEGYDQPLALFDIVGGDHEGRKLAMVRRVGLVAQMVDPASPHERLRVNVADWQPIERISLAVENYTELFERFDFLRYLWNSTFITVMATAIMLLVNSMAAFALSKYRFRGRTTVLMLVIGTLMIPQTVVLVPLFLITHELGMLNSLWGVIIPGAATPTGVFLLRQYMITIPDEILDAARMDKASEWKIFWRIILPLSAPAIAVLAILAIMWRWNDFLWPLIVLSETENFTLQLALNSFQGEMSTQWSNLLAMTVLTLLPIALVFMFLQKYIATGIASTGGK; translated from the coding sequence ATGGGTAAGATCATGTCTTTCATGACCCGCACCCGCGCCGGAAAGGGCCGGATGGATTGGACCGACTGGCTGACCTATGGATATCTCTTTGTGGGCATCGTCTTGATGTTCGGTCCAGTGGTCTGGCTGGTGCTGTCCTCGTTCAAGACGGAGGCCGACCTGCAACGCTTCCCACCGCGGCTGCTGCCCTATGCGCAGGAAACGGTCAAGGTGGAGGGATACGATCAGCCGCTGGCGCTGTTCGATATCGTGGGCGGCGATCATGAGGGTCGGAAACTGGCGATGGTCCGCCGCGTGGGGCTGGTAGCGCAGATGGTTGACCCGGCCTCGCCCCACGAGAGGCTGCGCGTCAACGTGGCCGACTGGCAGCCGATCGAGCGGATTTCGCTGGCGGTCGAGAACTACACCGAGCTGTTCGAGCGCTTCGACTTTCTGCGCTACCTATGGAATTCAACCTTCATCACGGTGATGGCCACGGCGATCATGCTGCTGGTGAATTCAATGGCAGCCTTCGCGCTCTCCAAGTACAGGTTCCGCGGCCGGACCACGGTTCTGATGCTGGTTATTGGCACCTTGATGATCCCGCAAACCGTGGTTCTGGTGCCGCTCTTTCTGATCACGCACGAATTGGGGATGCTGAACAGTCTCTGGGGCGTGATCATCCCTGGCGCGGCTACACCGACAGGGGTGTTCCTGCTCAGGCAATACATGATCACCATCCCCGATGAGATCCTCGACGCCGCGCGGATGGACAAGGCCAGCGAGTGGAAGATCTTCTGGCGCATCATCCTACCGCTCTCGGCGCCCGCCATCGCGGTGCTGGCAATACTTGCGATCATGTGGCGCTGGAACGATTTCCTCTGGCCGCTGATCGTGCTGAGCGAGACCGAGAACTTTACGCTGCAACTGGCGCTCAATTCGTTCCAGGGCGAGATGTCCACGCAATGGAGCAACCTGCTGGCGATGACCGTGCTGACGCTGCTGCCGATCGCGCTCGTCTTCATGTTCCTGCAGAAATACATCGCCACCGGCATTGCGTCGACCGGCGGAAAATGA
- a CDS encoding ABC transporter substrate-binding protein yields MKQKILATTALAAVLYAGALSASAQEIRFMCSSDGAECEVLNELATRFEADRPGVDVIMDVVPYQAILESLPVQLAAGTGPDLATVTDLGGLNRYYLDLEPYVDRDYWEASFGDVLDWYRADPDDDGIYGLHILMTVTGAFINRTLFEQADVEVLGADASWQEWAEASRAVAQATGTTFPMAMDRSGHRIAGPAISYGAKIFDENGEPILVDDAFTGYVQKFVDWHEDGTMARDVWAGQGGGSYRDAAQEFINGELVYYYSGSWQTGRFDEQIADSFDWQVVGSPCGEGGCTGMPGGSGLVGFKQTKHPEIVAALMDYLAQERTYGEFSGRTRNIPAHRAVASAGVDYEGASKSAAAALKAWGAQVGRVSPIAFAYQGYRNNRAMFNITVQRVTQAIVGELTVGEAMERAKADLAAVLTETK; encoded by the coding sequence ATGAAACAAAAGATTTTGGCGACAACGGCGCTCGCGGCCGTGCTCTATGCCGGGGCGCTGAGCGCCAGCGCACAGGAAATTCGATTCATGTGCTCGTCGGACGGTGCCGAATGCGAGGTGCTGAACGAACTGGCCACCCGCTTCGAGGCCGACCGTCCAGGCGTCGACGTGATCATGGACGTGGTTCCCTATCAGGCGATTCTGGAAAGCCTGCCGGTACAGTTGGCCGCAGGGACGGGCCCGGACCTCGCCACGGTAACCGATCTTGGCGGGCTGAACCGCTATTACCTGGATCTGGAGCCCTACGTGGACCGCGATTATTGGGAGGCCAGCTTCGGCGATGTGCTGGACTGGTATCGCGCCGACCCGGATGACGACGGCATCTACGGCCTGCATATACTGATGACCGTCACCGGCGCCTTCATCAACCGCACCCTGTTCGAACAGGCCGATGTCGAGGTGCTCGGCGCGGATGCGTCCTGGCAGGAGTGGGCTGAAGCCTCGCGCGCCGTGGCCCAGGCCACCGGCACCACCTTCCCGATGGCGATGGACCGCTCCGGCCATCGGATCGCGGGGCCGGCGATTTCCTACGGGGCCAAGATCTTTGATGAGAACGGAGAGCCGATCCTGGTGGACGACGCCTTCACCGGCTATGTGCAGAAGTTCGTCGACTGGCACGAGGACGGCACAATGGCGCGCGACGTCTGGGCGGGGCAGGGTGGCGGTAGCTACCGGGATGCGGCGCAGGAATTCATCAATGGCGAGCTGGTCTACTACTATTCGGGGAGCTGGCAGACCGGCCGTTTCGATGAACAGATCGCCGATTCCTTCGACTGGCAAGTCGTGGGGTCCCCCTGCGGCGAAGGTGGCTGCACCGGTATGCCCGGCGGCTCGGGCCTTGTTGGTTTCAAGCAGACGAAGCATCCCGAGATCGTGGCGGCACTGATGGACTATCTCGCGCAGGAACGGACCTACGGCGAGTTCTCGGGGCGCACCCGAAACATTCCTGCCCATCGCGCCGTTGCGTCGGCAGGTGTCGATTACGAAGGCGCATCTAAATCGGCCGCTGCCGCGCTGAAAGCCTGGGGCGCTCAGGTGGGACGTGTCTCTCCGATCGCCTTTGCCTATCAGGGCTATCGCAACAACCGCGCCATGTTCAATATTACGGTGCAACGTGTGACACAGGCCATCGTCGGCGAACTGACGGTCGGGGAGGCCATGGAGCGCGCCAAGGCGGACCTGGCTGCGGTACTCACGGAAACCAAGTAA
- a CDS encoding carbohydrate ABC transporter permease → MYTIVAPVMRIVEIPFAFVQSRLGIPRLAWLFLAPNLILFGVFAFLPIILNFLYALTGGDQVLLGARPFVGAANFQSLANCENVFDPNSCERDLFWRAIWNSVLFVVLQVGLMVGFSLLTALVLNRDIRARGFFRGVFFFPVLLSPVVVALIWKWILQRNGVLNAGLEAMGYMPVLWLLDRQWAFAWSVFLSVWAHMGFYTLILLAGLQAIPGDVYEAALMDRASPWRTFRKITLPLLAPTMLVVLVLALIKGVQTFDEVYAFTGGGPGSATTFIIQYIYQTGFSGAPRLFGLAAAASILLALVLAVLTGVQLWVNRRNVDG, encoded by the coding sequence ATGTACACCATTGTCGCACCGGTCATGCGGATCGTCGAGATTCCCTTCGCCTTCGTGCAGAGCCGCCTCGGAATCCCACGCCTTGCCTGGCTGTTTCTCGCGCCCAACCTCATTCTTTTCGGCGTTTTTGCGTTTCTGCCGATCATCTTGAACTTTCTCTATGCGCTGACGGGGGGCGACCAGGTGCTGCTCGGTGCCCGGCCATTTGTCGGGGCTGCGAATTTCCAGAGCCTCGCCAATTGCGAGAATGTCTTTGACCCCAATTCCTGCGAGCGCGACTTGTTCTGGCGGGCGATCTGGAACTCGGTCTTGTTCGTGGTGCTGCAGGTGGGCCTGATGGTAGGTTTCTCTCTGCTGACGGCGCTGGTTCTGAACCGCGATATCCGCGCGCGCGGCTTCTTCCGCGGCGTCTTCTTCTTCCCTGTGCTGCTGTCGCCCGTGGTGGTGGCGCTGATCTGGAAATGGATCCTGCAACGTAACGGCGTGCTGAACGCGGGGCTCGAGGCCATGGGTTATATGCCTGTGTTGTGGCTATTGGACCGGCAATGGGCCTTTGCCTGGTCGGTGTTCCTGTCGGTCTGGGCGCATATGGGGTTCTATACGCTTATCCTGCTGGCCGGGCTACAGGCGATCCCGGGGGATGTCTACGAGGCCGCGCTGATGGATCGCGCGAGCCCCTGGCGGACTTTCCGCAAGATCACTTTGCCGCTGCTCGCTCCAACCATGCTGGTCGTACTGGTGCTGGCGCTGATCAAGGGCGTGCAGACCTTTGACGAGGTCTATGCCTTCACCGGCGGCGGTCCAGGTTCTGCAACGACTTTCATCATTCAATATATTTATCAGACCGGTTTTTCCGGGGCGCCACGCCTCTTTGGGTTGGCTGCGGCGGCTTCGATCCTGCTGGCGCTGGTTCTGGCGGTGCTAACCGGAGTGCAGCTCTGGGTTAATCGGAGGAATGTTGATGGGTAA